A portion of the Gigantopelta aegis isolate Gae_Host chromosome 10, Gae_host_genome, whole genome shotgun sequence genome contains these proteins:
- the LOC121383552 gene encoding serine-rich adhesin for platelets-like, translated as MPPEIRDWVFCHFKFYLRYRFHICRKLIQFFDTLQQIVLVCSCRDTGAGSFEHQWAFSLDQSALTHLAELPYDLDTFALDCPPLCTSCTYQSVQETHIRDKEYAESNIEGYSNTTKLAIKDSRTQSGRGSGGIAIYYKTKYHKQKQDHAGLHVNLAEGNDVISLLQCSTFCQRNGGCDGFVFCKSSPSKCFQFIHSSAAAATNLSDVSSCSFYVSNQKTAPPPSTTHTNPTTTKTTTTTTVTTTTTPTTTTPTTTSTSTTTATTPITTTPRPTTTTTQTTTSTSTTTATTPRTTTPGSTATVACINLTGGGCMCPNGATNADCTQYMTDCKDYIDYDGTTEGLLHIKPSAWTGPPFLVRCYKGETLIQMRDDVPSCHSLSFNRSWSEYRDGFGDIQNGCFWVGNDKISALTRSRPYSMGLYTIINSQMKWIIIYDDFVMKTAANKYRLNYTNTWGNGFYNCDSFGGSSSITDVKGHQFYTYDQDINGCAAADGGGWWYNTGCSYGNLNGIWPKWPLKGTVHVLKVSLVYIQRTT; from the exons TTTTTTGACACCCTGCAACAGATTGTGCTGGTATGTTCATGCAGAGACACAGGAGCCGGAAGTTTTGAACACCAATGGGCATTTTCGTTAGACCAATCTGCACTGACACATTTGGCTGAGCTGCCTTACGACCTCGACACTTTCGCTTTGGATTGTCCACCTCTGTGTACAAGTTGTACATACCAGAGTG TTCAAGAAACCCATATACGAGATAAGGAATATGCAGAAAGCAATATTGAAGGTTACTCGAACACAACAAAGCTTGCCATAAAGGACTCAAGAACTCAAAGTGGCAGGGGATCGGGTGGCATAGCCAtctactacaaaacaaaataccataAACAG AAACAAGACCACGCTGGTCTGCACGTGAATCTTGCAGAAGGCAACGACGTCATCAGCTTGCTGCAATGTTCTACGTTCTGTCAACGGAACGGTGGTTGTGATGGGTTCGTCTTCTGTAAGTCATCACCGTCCAAATGTTTCCAGTTCATCCATTCcagtgctgctgctgctaccaaCCTCTCTGACGTTTCTTCGTGTTCATTCTACGTTTCAAATCAGAAAACG GCGCCACCTCCAAGTACGACACATACaaatccaacaacaacaaaaacaacaaccactaCAACAGTGACGACTACGACAACACCGACTACGACAACACCGACAACCACAAGCACGTCGACTACAACAGCCACTACACCGATAACCACGACGCCTAGGCCTACAACTACGACAACACAGACAACCACAAGCACATCGACTACAACAGCCACTACACCGAGAACCACGACGCCTGGGTCTACAGCTACGGTTGCATGCATCAACCTCACAGGCGGAGGATGTATGTGCCCCAATGGAGCGACTAACGCCGACTGTACTCAATATATGACAG ACTGCAAGGATTACATAGACTATGATGGTACGACGGAAGGACTTCTGCACATCAAGCCATCGGCTTGGACTGGACCACCATTTCTAGTGCGCTGCTACAAAGGTGAAACCCTGATTCAAATGAGAGACGACGTCCCGTCTTGTCACAGCTTGTCCTTCAACCGATCCTGGTCAGAATACAGAGATGGGTTCGGTGACATCCAGAATGGCTGTTTCTGGGTGGGCAATGACAAGATATCGGCGCTGACCAGATCAAGACCCTATTCCATGGGTTTGT ACACTATAATCAATAGCCAAATGAAATGGATAATCATCTATGACGATTTCGTAATGAAAACCGCTGCTAACAAGTATCGTCTTAACTATACAAACACTTGGGGTAACGGATTCTATAACTGTGATAGTTTTGGTGGTTCATCTTCCATCACGGATGTCAAAGGTCACCAGTTCTACACGTATGATCAAGACATCAATGGATGTGCTGCTGCGGACGGGGGAGGATGGTGGTATAATACTGGATGTTCTTACGGAAACCTTAACGGAATCTGGCCAAAATGGCCGCTAAAAGGAACAGTGCATGTTTTAAAAGTATCGTTGGTTTACATACAACGAACAACTTAA